The Candidatus Methanoperedens sp. genome includes a region encoding these proteins:
- a CDS encoding ferredoxin:glutaredoxin reductase: protein MRNIDDMFDEMKKIAEEEGYQFNPVQQELDDVLDGLWENIHRYGYPSCPCRMAGGVLADDMDIVCPCNYRDADIVEYGCCLCVLYVSDDWIAGKKPRNPIPERRPQEYYEKGYPAMAEQEGAGGNEMAEVYRCTVCGYLCAREEPPDLCPICRAKKERFEKFEMT from the coding sequence ATGAGAAATATTGATGACATGTTCGATGAAATGAAAAAGATCGCGGAAGAGGAGGGCTACCAGTTCAACCCTGTCCAGCAGGAACTTGATGATGTCCTCGATGGCCTGTGGGAGAATATCCACAGGTACGGATACCCATCGTGTCCCTGCAGGATGGCAGGCGGTGTCCTTGCAGATGATATGGATATCGTCTGCCCGTGCAACTACCGCGATGCCGATATCGTGGAGTATGGCTGCTGCCTGTGCGTTCTTTATGTGAGCGATGACTGGATCGCAGGTAAGAAGCCGCGCAATCCCATTCCGGAGCGGAGGCCGCAGGAATATTATGAGAAAGGCTATCCGGCTATGGCAGAACAAGAAGGAGCAGGAGGAAATGAAATGGCCGAAGTTTACAGGTGCACCGTATGCGGATATCTCTGCGCGCGGGAAGAGCCCCCTGACCTTTGTC
- a CDS encoding glutaredoxin family protein, which produces MKKIKAKLYTLSTCMHCRATKRFLKEHGIDYDYVDVDKLDGKERDEIRAEVMKLSGGLRFPTIVIGKKVIVGFYEDELKEALGL; this is translated from the coding sequence ATGAAAAAGATAAAAGCAAAACTCTACACGCTTAGCACCTGCATGCATTGCAGGGCTACAAAGCGATTTTTGAAAGAACACGGGATTGATTATGACTATGTGGACGTGGATAAATTGGATGGCAAAGAGAGGGATGAAATCCGTGCAGAGGTAATGAAACTCAGCGGTGGCTTGCGTTTTCCTACGATCGTGATCGGGAAAAAAGTGATCGTGGGGTTCTACGAGGATGAATTGAAAGAGGCACTCGGGTTATGA
- a CDS encoding thiamine pyrophosphate-dependent enzyme encodes MITIKTLSDENLFTAGHTACPGCGVAMSIRNAIRVLGKETSVYVPASCAVVFGTTFPYGAWKVPFFHTAFENTGACLTGMQAAFEQKGKKVITVGFAGDGGTYDIGLQSMSGAAERNDDVLYICLDNEAYMNTGIQRSGGTPFGAWTTTTPVGSKIQGNRRFKKNLGDIVVAHEIPYYATLSIGHPLDFIRKVEKAKDIKGFRFLHMFTPCIPGWKMDPSKTVEVTKRAVESGMWTLYEVENGEKRITYKPGKMKSVKDYIMMQGRFRHMSEEDIKTLQMWVCKKWNLHYNEKGAPEVCEIELPEEHHAVTEEHKEMHGP; translated from the coding sequence TTGATAACGATCAAGACACTCTCTGATGAAAACCTGTTCACAGCGGGCCATACAGCCTGTCCCGGATGCGGGGTCGCGATGTCCATCCGGAATGCAATTCGGGTTCTTGGAAAGGAGACATCTGTGTATGTCCCCGCAAGTTGTGCAGTTGTGTTCGGTACCACATTCCCGTACGGTGCATGGAAAGTGCCTTTTTTCCACACGGCATTTGAGAACACAGGCGCATGCCTGACGGGCATGCAGGCGGCATTTGAGCAAAAAGGAAAAAAAGTCATTACTGTCGGGTTTGCCGGTGACGGCGGGACATATGACATAGGCCTGCAGAGTATGTCAGGAGCGGCGGAGCGCAATGATGATGTGCTTTACATATGTCTTGATAACGAGGCGTACATGAACACAGGGATACAGCGAAGCGGAGGGACGCCGTTCGGCGCGTGGACCACGACCACCCCGGTAGGCAGCAAGATCCAGGGGAACAGGCGTTTCAAGAAAAACCTTGGTGATATCGTGGTAGCACATGAGATACCATATTATGCAACGCTTTCCATCGGCCATCCTCTTGATTTCATAAGGAAGGTCGAGAAGGCTAAGGATATCAAAGGCTTCCGCTTCCTCCACATGTTCACGCCATGCATTCCTGGATGGAAGATGGACCCTTCCAAGACCGTGGAAGTCACAAAGCGCGCGGTTGAGAGCGGGATGTGGACTTTGTACGAAGTTGAGAACGGTGAGAAAAGGATCACCTATAAACCAGGGAAAATGAAATCAGTTAAAGATTATATCATGATGCAGGGCAGGTTCAGGCACATGAGCGAGGAAGACATAAAGACGCTCCAGATGTGGGTCTGCAAGAAATGGAACCTGCACTATAATGAAAAAGGCGCACCGGAAGTATGCGAAATTGAATTGCCGGAAGAGCATCATGCTGTTACCGAGGAACATAAGGAGATGCACGGACCATGA
- the porA gene encoding pyruvate ferredoxin oxidoreductase, which translates to MMKVITGDHAVALGAKLCRVEVVPAYPITPQTLIIEHIADFVNDGELDAKFLTMESEHSVMSAAAAASAAGARVFTATSSQGLAFMHEMLYATAPLRLPVVMANASRTLGGPPGIWCEYNDSMGARDSGWLQVYVEDNQEALDMVIQSYRIAEDKRVLLPVMPCLDGFVLTHTVEPVDVPAQQDVDSFLPAYTPDIILDPKRPAMIGTFMPAEYIMELRRQTAGAVESAKKVIGEINDEFAKVFGRNYGGMIEKYRMDDAEVALITMGTVTSTSREVVDELRKEGKKAGLIKLRFFRPFPNEELREALSNVSAAGVFDRSISYHGGGPACNEVRSALYGMSIPIVNHLAGLGGRDVTKEQIRDMFEITLKAAKGEKVKPVNWHNTRGESL; encoded by the coding sequence ATGATGAAAGTCATCACGGGCGACCATGCTGTCGCTCTGGGCGCAAAACTCTGCCGCGTAGAGGTAGTGCCGGCATATCCGATCACACCGCAGACGCTCATCATCGAACATATCGCGGATTTTGTGAATGATGGGGAACTGGACGCAAAATTTCTCACTATGGAATCCGAGCACAGCGTTATGAGCGCGGCTGCTGCTGCTTCTGCAGCCGGGGCAAGGGTGTTCACGGCAACTTCTTCCCAGGGGCTTGCCTTCATGCACGAGATGCTTTATGCTACAGCGCCCCTGCGGCTTCCGGTCGTGATGGCGAATGCCAGCCGCACTCTTGGCGGTCCGCCCGGCATCTGGTGTGAATATAATGATTCCATGGGGGCGCGTGATTCGGGATGGCTCCAGGTTTATGTAGAAGATAACCAGGAGGCTCTGGACATGGTAATCCAGTCCTACAGGATAGCCGAGGATAAACGCGTACTGCTTCCTGTAATGCCTTGCCTTGATGGTTTTGTGCTCACCCATACGGTCGAACCCGTGGATGTCCCGGCGCAGCAGGATGTGGATTCATTTTTGCCTGCCTATACACCCGATATTATCCTTGATCCGAAAAGACCGGCGATGATAGGGACGTTCATGCCAGCCGAGTACATAATGGAACTGCGCAGGCAGACCGCAGGTGCTGTTGAATCCGCAAAAAAAGTGATCGGGGAGATAAACGATGAATTTGCGAAAGTATTTGGAAGAAATTATGGCGGCATGATCGAAAAATACCGGATGGATGATGCAGAGGTAGCATTGATCACCATGGGCACTGTCACAAGTACGTCGCGCGAAGTGGTGGATGAGTTAAGGAAAGAAGGGAAAAAAGCCGGACTCATCAAGCTAAGGTTCTTCAGGCCATTTCCAAATGAGGAATTGAGGGAAGCGCTGTCAAACGTAAGCGCTGCCGGAGTTTTCGATCGTTCGATATCATACCATGGCGGAGGACCTGCATGCAACGAGGTGCGCTCTGCTCTTTATGGTATGTCGATACCGATCGTTAATCATCTTGCGGGCCTCGGAGGAAGGGATGTGACTAAGGAGCAGATAAGGGATATGTTCGAGATAACCCTGAAAGCGGCGAAGGGTGAAAAAGTGAAGCCCGTGAACTGGCATAACACGCGAGGTGAGAGCCTTTGA
- a CDS encoding pyruvate ferredoxin oxidoreductase subunit gamma yields MFEVRFHGRGGQGAVMAAQALAEAAVIEGNYAVAFPFFGAERRGAPVLAFTRIDAKKIFSKTQVYSPDCVVVLDDSLLDTIDVVSGLKPGGSVVINSKDRPEDIDLGVSIQTGAVNATSVALEILKAPITNTAILGAFAKVTGIIKLESLEEAIKRRFGEKLGEKVGERNALAARTAYERTVTGKSKGIKKLEPKKQWLPAYQDLPVGGALIEGKTDAGLIGPGSFIENKVMGWATFRPLRDKEKCTMCLLCWFYCPEGTIVRISDRGDLMTNYDYCKGCGVCANECPVDAIKMVRARV; encoded by the coding sequence ATGTTTGAAGTGCGCTTTCACGGCAGGGGAGGGCAGGGTGCCGTCATGGCTGCCCAGGCGCTTGCTGAGGCAGCCGTAATCGAAGGGAATTATGCGGTAGCTTTTCCTTTTTTCGGAGCGGAAAGACGGGGCGCGCCTGTTCTTGCATTTACGAGAATAGACGCCAAAAAGATATTCAGCAAAACGCAGGTATATTCTCCGGATTGCGTCGTAGTTCTTGACGATTCCCTTCTTGATACCATAGATGTCGTATCGGGTCTGAAACCCGGGGGCTCGGTAGTCATAAATTCGAAGGATAGACCGGAGGACATAGACCTCGGTGTCAGTATTCAAACGGGGGCGGTAAATGCGACCTCTGTGGCGCTTGAGATACTGAAAGCCCCTATAACCAACACTGCCATCCTCGGTGCATTTGCGAAAGTGACGGGGATTATCAAGCTCGAATCGCTGGAGGAGGCTATCAAGAGAAGGTTTGGTGAAAAACTCGGTGAAAAGGTCGGGGAGAGGAACGCCCTTGCAGCAAGGACAGCGTATGAAAGAACTGTTACAGGGAAAAGCAAGGGGATTAAGAAACTTGAACCGAAAAAGCAATGGCTTCCAGCGTACCAGGATCTCCCTGTAGGTGGCGCCCTCATTGAGGGAAAAACAGACGCCGGGCTTATAGGCCCTGGGAGTTTTATCGAGAACAAGGTCATGGGCTGGGCAACGTTCCGCCCGCTGCGCGATAAAGAAAAATGCACCATGTGCCTTTTGTGCTGGTTCTATTGCCCAGAAGGGACCATCGTGCGCATCTCCGACAGGGGAGACCTCATGACCAATTATGATTACTGCAAAGGATGCGGCGTGTGCGCCAATGAATGCCCGGTGGACGCAATAAAAATGGTGAGGGCGAGGGTATGA
- a CDS encoding DUF2180 family protein: MLKCYECADQGSTEEAVALCIMCGKGLCMEHAHRIDLPIWQGGYPAPVKVLKKGLPRFVCQECGNILMPGACE, translated from the coding sequence ATGTTGAAATGCTATGAATGTGCAGACCAGGGGTCTACTGAGGAAGCTGTTGCCCTTTGTATAATGTGCGGAAAGGGACTTTGCATGGAACATGCTCACAGGATCGATCTGCCGATATGGCAGGGGGGATACCCGGCGCCAGTCAAGGTACTGAAGAAAGGTCTGCCAAGATTCGTTTGCCAGGAATGCGGCAATATCTTAATGCCGGGTGCATGTGAGTAA
- a CDS encoding DUF2180 family protein, with amino-acid sequence MKCYLCAKMGKDVDAVAACIVCGMGVCMDHAIYEETPVWKGDYPVRLEKDIEKMKRILCQPCHEALKENW; translated from the coding sequence TTGAAATGTTATTTGTGCGCTAAAATGGGTAAAGATGTTGATGCTGTGGCTGCATGTATCGTTTGCGGAATGGGCGTATGCATGGATCACGCGATCTACGAAGAAACGCCTGTATGGAAAGGAGATTATCCTGTGAGACTTGAAAAGGATATCGAGAAAATGAAAAGGATACTCTGCCAGCCGTGTCATGAAGCCTTAAAGGAGAACTGGTGA
- the mcrC gene encoding methyl-coenzyme M reductase I operon protein C, with protein MIGRDTQLVDCREAMGLGRGGGIAQRGTLSEAARPDVVAIAMTPGRRHITKPVCEITYGLRREGIQVSVLVLEAGAGVPMDEVGSTTASKGYGASFGLTAKEIEQIARHKLVLIHMGNVNSHIVLKTKKILKYVNIPAVIACEYPIDYEDFAKAGIKTKYIRPKNPETEGTVVAIVSGITRGETCSRGNLNELAKVIRYELSQRIEETHAVRSDLLISEGLMASEEESE; from the coding sequence ATGATTGGAAGGGATACACAGCTGGTCGATTGCAGGGAAGCCATGGGACTTGGGCGCGGGGGCGGCATTGCCCAGCGCGGTACCCTGTCCGAGGCAGCAAGGCCAGATGTTGTTGCGATCGCTATGACGCCGGGGCGGAGGCATATCACCAAACCGGTGTGTGAGATCACCTACGGGCTTCGAAGGGAGGGAATCCAGGTAAGCGTTCTGGTGCTCGAGGCTGGGGCAGGGGTTCCCATGGACGAAGTTGGGAGCACCACAGCTTCAAAAGGTTATGGTGCTTCATTCGGGCTGACGGCGAAGGAGATAGAGCAGATAGCCAGGCACAAACTTGTGCTGATACACATGGGTAATGTTAATTCCCACATAGTATTAAAAACCAAGAAGATACTGAAATATGTCAACATACCTGCCGTCATAGCCTGTGAATATCCTATCGATTATGAGGATTTTGCAAAAGCGGGGATAAAGACAAAATACATAAGACCGAAAAACCCAGAAACAGAAGGCACTGTGGTCGCTATTGTAAGCGGCATAACCAGGGGCGAGACATGTTCGAGGGGTAACCTGAATGAACTGGCTAAAGTGATTCGCTACGAATTGAGCCAGAGGATTGAGGAGACCCATGCTGTCAGGAGCGACCTGTTGATAAGTGAAGGACTTATGGCAAGTGAAGAGGAGAGTGAATGA
- a CDS encoding ferritin-like domain-containing protein, with protein sequence MSNKIIDALNKDREDELSAIIQYMKHHYEGEGMESAAILEIFKSTAKDEMKHAEKLGERIVYLGGTPTKKPSPIVEGGDLKKMIQDDLAKENGAINQYKEHIKLAIQEGDPTTRLMLEEILSDEEGHADTWETTLGIKK encoded by the coding sequence ATGAGCAACAAAATAATTGACGCATTGAACAAAGATCGGGAAGATGAGTTGAGCGCAATAATACAGTATATGAAGCACCATTATGAGGGGGAGGGGATGGAGAGTGCCGCAATACTTGAGATATTCAAATCGACGGCCAAGGATGAGATGAAGCACGCTGAAAAGCTGGGTGAACGCATAGTGTACCTCGGCGGGACCCCGACGAAGAAACCATCACCGATCGTAGAAGGCGGGGATCTAAAGAAAATGATCCAGGATGACCTCGCAAAAGAGAACGGGGCGATCAACCAATATAAAGAGCATATCAAGCTTGCGATCCAGGAGGGTGACCCCACAACAAGACTCATGCTCGAAGAAATCCTCTCTGATGAGGAAGGCCATGCAGATACGTGGGAAACCACGCTCGGTATAAAGAAATGA
- a CDS encoding carboxymuconolactone decarboxylase family protein — MMEPKKVIESIDGKMGFTPEIMNMMEEMNPELFEHYKKCDDGIQEDGALPAKVKVLMSLAVMASQRCDVCCESQMRSALNHGATKEEIMETMNVIFITSGAPGVASCRKALNMLQGKEGHGGHGCTPGRRPR, encoded by the coding sequence ATAATGGAACCAAAGAAAGTAATCGAAAGCATCGACGGTAAGATGGGATTCACCCCTGAGATCATGAACATGATGGAGGAGATGAATCCGGAATTGTTCGAGCATTACAAGAAATGCGATGACGGGATACAGGAGGATGGTGCCCTCCCAGCAAAGGTTAAAGTTCTGATGTCACTTGCGGTTATGGCATCGCAGAGATGCGATGTATGCTGCGAATCACAGATGAGGAGCGCTTTGAACCACGGCGCCACGAAGGAAGAGATTATGGAAACGATGAATGTCATTTTCATAACATCAGGAGCCCCGGGCGTGGCATCGTGCAGGAAAGCCCTGAACATGCTGCAGGGTAAAGAAGGGCACGGTGGCCATGGTTGTACCCCCGGCAGAAGACCGAGGTAA
- a CDS encoding rubrerythrin family protein, with protein sequence MQTVDIMEKTFDSESNDIALYIAMSRKAEQEGHLEIASYLFDVAMDEAAHAAEFANLLGKVKDTRTNLVAMLAGEIRAEKDKAEAAIIAKAEGNKEASHFFEQSMQDEKRHKTGISEILSNLGKGLNQ encoded by the coding sequence ATGCAAACTGTAGATATAATGGAAAAGACCTTCGACTCGGAATCCAACGATATCGCCCTGTATATCGCGATGTCCCGTAAGGCAGAACAGGAAGGACATCTTGAAATAGCATCCTATCTATTCGATGTGGCAATGGACGAAGCTGCGCATGCCGCTGAGTTTGCAAACCTTCTTGGCAAGGTGAAGGATACAAGAACGAACCTGGTGGCGATGCTGGCGGGTGAAATAAGGGCAGAAAAAGACAAGGCAGAGGCCGCAATAATTGCGAAGGCAGAGGGTAATAAAGAGGCATCCCATTTTTTTGAGCAGTCGATGCAAGACGAAAAAAGGCACAAGACAGGAATAAGTGAGATCCTTTCGAATTTAGGAAAAGGATTAAATCAATAA
- a CDS encoding DUF302 domain-containing protein, giving the protein MHTEMEVMIDYTRESKLSVKSAVEKLTKDLMDNKWGVLSVIDVRKILAEKLKIEYDDYIIMDVCNPVLAHRGLSINKQAGLILPCKIVVYADKGKTKISLYRPTVALSTASSLSGYDELNGLAVEAEDALKKIVEVATCKL; this is encoded by the coding sequence ATGCATACGGAGATGGAAGTGATGATTGATTACACAAGAGAATCAAAATTGAGTGTAAAATCCGCCGTGGAAAAGCTTACAAAAGATCTGATGGACAACAAATGGGGAGTGTTGAGCGTGATCGATGTAAGAAAGATCCTGGCAGAGAAACTCAAAATAGAATACGACGATTATATTATAATGGATGTCTGCAATCCGGTTCTTGCCCACAGGGGGCTTTCGATAAACAAGCAGGCAGGTCTCATCCTTCCCTGCAAGATAGTGGTATATGCTGACAAAGGGAAAACGAAGATCTCGCTGTACAGACCCACGGTTGCATTGAGCACGGCAAGTTCTCTTTCGGGTTATGATGAACTGAATGGGCTCGCGGTGGAGGCAGAGGATGCCTTAAAAAAGATAGTGGAGGTGGCAACATGCAAACTGTAG
- a CDS encoding DUF373 family protein produces MRILIICIDRDNDLGEKAGVVSPIIGRAANIEAAVKLGSSDPEDSDTNTIFGGINVYDRLVSEKNDVEIVSIAGDKKVGVAADRKISEQLDRVLEQLKPERAILVSDGAEDESVMPIIQSRIKVDSVRRIIVKQHENLESTYYIIKQAFNDPKISHTFFMPIGLAFMIYAISLYAGHPEAAVIFITGAIGVYMLFRGTGLDDAVSDFYASMMNSLNGAKITFVMYLAAIILSIIGTIQGAIELWAYYSQGIWSGILILLMGYVNASIWWYVLSGVLISSGKIVDMRLSNETIGKHWAHPFFIIAAGILFWAGSTYILVISEALASYPVISNGRQFLLSTVVGAIAIATIGAKLSVRSAESSQ; encoded by the coding sequence ATGAGGATACTGATCATCTGTATTGACAGGGACAATGACCTGGGGGAAAAAGCAGGCGTAGTAAGCCCTATAATAGGCAGGGCTGCCAACATTGAGGCTGCCGTTAAACTTGGGTCGAGCGATCCTGAAGATTCCGACACCAACACCATTTTCGGCGGGATAAACGTATATGATAGGCTGGTTTCTGAAAAAAATGATGTGGAAATAGTTTCCATAGCAGGGGACAAGAAAGTTGGAGTTGCTGCTGACAGGAAAATATCCGAACAACTTGATAGAGTGCTTGAGCAGCTAAAACCGGAACGGGCTATCCTTGTTTCTGATGGCGCAGAGGACGAATCGGTCATGCCCATCATCCAGTCCAGGATAAAAGTGGATTCCGTACGGAGGATCATAGTAAAGCAGCACGAGAACCTGGAAAGCACATATTATATAATCAAACAGGCTTTTAACGACCCGAAGATCTCGCATACATTTTTCATGCCTATAGGCCTTGCGTTCATGATATACGCCATTTCATTATATGCAGGGCACCCCGAAGCTGCGGTCATTTTCATCACAGGAGCGATTGGTGTCTACATGCTTTTCCGGGGTACAGGTCTTGATGACGCAGTGAGCGACTTCTATGCATCTATGATGAATTCTCTCAATGGCGCGAAGATCACGTTCGTCATGTACCTGGCAGCTATAATACTCTCTATAATAGGAACCATACAGGGGGCGATTGAACTCTGGGCTTATTACAGCCAAGGGATATGGTCGGGCATTTTGATACTGCTCATGGGCTATGTCAATGCATCCATATGGTGGTATGTCCTTTCAGGGGTACTTATCAGTTCCGGGAAGATAGTGGACATGCGATTGAGCAATGAGACAATCGGGAAACACTGGGCTCATCCGTTCTTCATAATCGCAGCCGGGATTTTATTCTGGGCTGGAAGCACTTATATCCTCGTTATCAGTGAGGCGCTGGCCAGTTATCCTGTCATCAGTAATGGGCGGCAGTTCCTGCTTTCAACAGTCGTGGGGGCGATAGCCATAGCGACTATCGGAGCAAAACTTTCCGTAAGATCGGCTGAAAGTTCGCAATAG